CAAAAACATCTTTCATTGAAGATTTGTAAGCTACATCAAATTTTTGTCTGTCGAAAGAGAATTTATTTGAAGTTAAAGTAACCATTCCATCTTTCACTGTAACGTTTGCAGGGAAAGAAACCGGGTTTGTTTTACCTTTTACTGTAAGATCACCTGTAACTGTACGGTTGTAAGTTTTATCGTTGTTTTTCTTTACTGAAGTAATTTTGAAAGCCGAAGTTGGGAATTTTTCAACTTCGAAGAAATCTCCGTTTTTAAGGTGACCGTTTAATTTCCCTTGCATTTCTCCTGAAACATCCGTTGCGTTGATAGAATTCATATCTAAAACGAACGAACCGCCAACGATTTCGTTTCCTTTCATTACGATATTTCCAGATTTTACAGTAATGGTACCGTCGTGAGAACTTGCCTGAGATTTAGCAACTTTATAACCCCACCAGTGAACATCAGAGCTTACTACTTTTTTTGCCTGCCCGAAAGCCAATCCACTAGCTAAAACTGCTAATAAGAATATTTTTTTCATTGTAAATTTTTAAATGTTTATTAACGCTGCAAATGTAATTATCTTATTTAATAATTCATCTTGATGTACATCAATAAAAATCTTTTTTTGACATGAATAAAATCAGGCATAAAAAAACTCCGAATTTCTTCGGAGCTTATATTATTCTGTAAAATAGGCGGTGTAAAGTGCCGCACCATTAATACTTGTACTTTCTGTATTAACTACATAAATAGGAATGTTCTTCAACATATCTTCCATCTTATCACTGATCTTGAATTTCTCATAGAATTTATCTTTGTCGATATATTCTCTTATGATCTGCGGAATATCTCCTGCAATCAGCAATCCACCTGTAGCTTTCAGTTTTAAAGTAAGGTTGTTGGCTTCTCTTGCCAAAAACTCTAAGAATGTGTCTAAAGCAATTCTACAAATCAACGCATCTTCATGCATTGCTGCTTTGTAGATTTCTTCTGTGAAGTTTCCATTTGCCAAACGCTCAGAAAGCCATTCCGGTTCAGGATGTCTTTTTACATCTCTCAAAAATCGGTAGATATTAAATAAACCTGTTTTTGAAAGTACATTTTCCCAACTTACAATTCCGTAGATATTATTTAAAAACTGATAAAATTCTACCTCAACATTGGTTCTTGGTGAAAATTCAGAATGCCCTCCTTCGGTTGCAAAAGGTCTTAAATATTTTCCGTCAAAGAAATATCCTGCTTCTCCCAAACCATTTCCAGGTGCAAGAATAGCAACATTTCCTTTTTCAAGATGACCGCTTGTGTAGATTGCGTCCAAATCAGAATCATCCAAAAGACCAATTCCATAAGCAGAAGCTTCTTGGTCATTCAGCATATCAACTTTCTCAAAACCAAATTTGCTGCGATATTCTTCTACATCTAAACTCCAGTTTTTCAAACGTGCAGGATGACTTTTACCATCTATTACAGGTCCCGGAACCGAAATCCCAAGTCGCTGAACATTTTCAAGCTGAGAATCCTGAATAAACTTCGAAAGAACATCTGAAAAAGATGCATATTCTTTGGTAGGATAATTATTTTTAAATTTAAGTTCTATCCCGGAATTTCCTGAAATATAATACGCAATCGTAGTTACGTCTTCTCTCAAATTAGCTCCGATAATAGAAATATTATCATTATTGGTATTTTTAACTCCCGGTAAATAGAGAGGAAATTTTGGATTTAAGTTCATAATCGCAAATTTTATCAAATATAATAATTGTTTTGGTAATTTTTGTATGGGAACAAAAAACCTTTTCAAAAACTCGAAAAGGTTTGGTTAATAACTGATTATATTTTTGTATTTATTTTCCTAAAGGAATATTGTACGAAAATCCTGCTCCGATACTTCCCACATTATAGTCCTGAGAAGCTGGTGATGCGATATCTCCGTTGCTTCCTGCAAAAACTTTTTGGTATTGTACATAGAAATTCCAGTCTCTGTTGTGATACCCGATTTCAGGTTTAAGATAAAAACCACCATCTGGTCTGTTTACTGTAGAATTGGTTGCTACTTTCTCATCACCTACTAAAAATCCATAGCCCAAATCAGCTCCGAAATAAAATCCTGTCTGTTTAGGATACACTCTGAAAAGTGCCGCTACAGGAATTACCCCAACATCGTTATTATTATATCCGTTGTTATCTTTTCCAAAATAATGAGTATAACCCGTTGCGATACCTAAACCTAAACCTGGAGTAATAAGATTTTGATACGCCACATCTACACCTACTGCAGCAGAAAGGTTATCTGAAGGAACAGCAATACCTGCAGTTGCTCCCACTTTGATCATATTATTCATCTGAGCACTTTGAGCACTTACTAAACCGGCTGTTAAAATTCCAGCTGCTAAAATGGTTTGCTTAAACATTTTCATAACTCTGATTTTTTAAATTTTACTACAAGGGCAGATGTAAAAATCATGCCAAAATAATTCACACTTCTTAACACGAAAGCCTAAACATTTCATAAAATAATGAAAATCAATCATTTAAAATTACAAATATTTAAATAGTTGTTTAACTTTACATCAAGGCAAACAATAAATCAACATTAATATTTGTTTATACAGTTTAACCTCAACTTTATTTCATCATCAAAAAACAAAATCAGGATTATGGCTGCTTCATTCATCAATAACAAACATCTTCTTTGGCGTGCTGGTTTCGGACCTGAGATTGGGCAAGTAAATGATTTGAAAAGTAAAAACATCAAAACGATTTTGAAGGAAGTATTTAATGAAGAAACCTTCTCTCCTATTCTTTATGAAACTCCCGACATTGAACCCATTGAATACACAGACCCAAAAGCGACAGCCGAACAGAAAAGAGAAATTCAAAAAATAAATCAGAAGCAAAACAACGAACTGAATCTTAATTTTCTAAAAAAAATGACCGATAGTAAAGAACAGTTACGAGAGAAAATGGCTTTTTTCTGGCACGGACATTTTGCGACGAGAATCAATAATCCAAAATTCAATCAACAGCTTTTAAATACAATCCGAGAAAAATCTTTGGGAAATTTTAAAGATTTACTGTTTGAAGTAAGCCGTTCTCCTGCAATGCTTAGCTTTTTAAATAATCAACAAAATAAAAAAGATCATCCCAACGAAAATTTCGCCCGTGAAGTGATGGAATTATTCACAATGGGTCGTGGAAATTATACCGAAAAAGATATTAGGGAAGCCGCAAGAGCTTTTACAGGATGGGGTTATGATAAAGAAGGAAATTTTAATGAAAGAAAAAAACTTCATGACACCGGAACAAAAACTTTTCTTGGAAAAACCGGAAATTTTACCGGAGACGATATTTTAAATATCATTTTGGAGCAAAGATCTACCTCAGAATTCATTACTACAAAGATCTATACCTTTTTCGTTAATGAAAAGCTTGATCCCGTTAGGATCAAAGATCTAAGCGAAGATTTTTATCGGTCCGGATATGACATCAAAAAACTGATGTCTGAGATCTTTTCAAGCTCATGGTTTTATGAAAAAAAAAATATTGGCAACCGTATAAAATCTCCCACAGAATTATTTACCGGAATGATGAGAATGCTTCCGATGAATATTCAAAACCCTGAAAACATTACGGTTTACCAAAAACTTTTAGGTCAGATGTTACTTTACCCACCCAATGTTGCAGGTTGGCCTAATGGAAAATCGTGGATTGACAGCTCTACTTTAATGTTAAGACTTCAGATTCCGCAAATCTGGTCAGGCTTACGTCCTATGGAATATTCAGCAAAAGAAGATGATGATATGGAAATGGGAATGAAATCGCGGGAAGCTTTAAATAAAAGTTTCAAAAATCCAAATATCATTATCGACTGGAATAAAGTTGACCAAGCTTTAGCGCAGAAAAAAGCAGAAGATTATCTGATCGTCAACTCGGAATCATTGGATATGGATATTGTGAATCAGTTTTCAGATAAAAGTATTAAAATGAATGTGATTAATCTGATGTCTACACCGGAATATCAGTTAATGTAAGGAGTTAGAAGTTAGAAGTTAGAAGTTAGAAGTTAGAAGTTAGAAGTTAGAGAAAGCTAGTTTTATTTAATCAAAGAAAAAAAATTATGATCATAAAGAGAAGAGAATTTTTAAAGATAAGTTCATTGGCAACGGCTTCCTTATTGGTTCCGAATTTTTTGCAGTCGATGGCTTTAGATAATGCTTTGAATCCAAGTCAGAAGATATTGATTGTTTTGCAGTTTACAGGTGGTAATGATGGTTTAAACACGATTATTCCGACAAAAAACGACATTTATTTTAAAGAAAGAAATACTATTGCGGTCAAAGATTCATTAGCTTTAAATGATGAAACGGGAATTAATCCTTCATTGTCTTATTTTAAAGAATTGTTTGACAGCGGCGAACTTTCCCTGATGAATAATGTGGGTTACCCAAATCCTGATAAATCGCATTTCAGAAGCATGGATATTTGGCATTCTGCAAGTAAAAGCGATGAGTTTTTGGAAACAGGTTGGCTCGGAAGATTTCTGGATGAAGAATGCTATAAATGCGAACATCCAACGCAGGCTTTGGAAGTTGATGACATGCTAAGCCTGGCTTTAAAAGGAGAAAATAATAAAGCTTTTGCCTTTAAAGATCCAAAAAAACTATATCAAACCAGTCAGGAAAAATATTTTAAATCATTGTACAATAATGACCATCATCACGATGACGAAACCGTTTCTTATTTATACAAAACTTTAGGCTCTACGATCAATAACGCTGATTATATTTTCGAGAAAAGTAAAGCAAAAAAATCGACTCAGGAATATCCGAATTCTAAATTGGGAAAAGACTTTAAAACTGTTGCTTCATTAATAAAATCTGACATTAATACGCAAGTTTATTATCTTTCTATCGGAAGTTTTGATACGCACGTTAATCAAAATGAAAGACAGCAAAAGCTGTTCGGAGAGATCAATGATGCCGTAAAATCTTTTGTTGCCGATATGAAATCGAACGGATTATTTAATGATATTTTGCTCATGACATTTTCAGAATTCGGAAGACGTGTTGCCCAAAATGCAAGCAAAGGGACCGATCACGGAACGGCCAATCAAATGTTTTTTATCAGCGGAGGATTAAAAAAGAAAGGAATTCTAAATGCCCTTCCCGATTTACAAAATCTTAATGAAGGAGATTTAATTTATACCGAAGATTTCCGAAAAATCTACGCAACAGTTCTTAAAAACTGGCTGAATGCAGATTCGTCAAAAGTGTTGGGCTGGAAGAACGGCATTTATGATTTTATTTAATTAAGCTAAAAATTCACTCATCTTATATTATTCTTAGTTCATAGCTTTATTTCCTTAGTTCAAAAAATAGTTGTTGATTCAAATCGAGTATTCATGATACTTTTACGCCATAAAATCAATAATTATGACAGAAAAACGTATCAACAGAGAGCTTATATTTTTAAGAACTTTCGCCTTTTCGATGGCCATTGCAATTTTCTTTTTAGTTAATTCAGCTTTCAAAAGTAATGGAAATCAAAAGTTTTCAGAAATCGATGTCGAAAGAATTAATATCGTTGAAAAAGATGGTACTGTTAAAATGGTAATTACCAATGTAGATCGTTTTCCCAACGGAAAAATCAAAATAAACGACGTTTACACCAACGAAAAGCGTAAAAAACGTTCCGGAATGTTGTTCTTCAATGAAGAAGGTCTGGAATGTGGCGGTTTTATCTATGACGGTAAAAAAAATGCAGACGGTCATTCTTCAGGACTTTCATTCACACATGATCAATACGATGGCGACCAAATCATGCAATTGTTATCTGAAGATTATCAGAAGGGCAATGAAAGGTTTGTGGGAAGCAGCCTTACATTCAACGATCGTCCTAAAAATGAATCTCAGAGAACTAAAAATTTTGGACAAGGAACACCAAGAATTATGCTTGGAAAATCTCGCGGACAAAGAGATGGATTGTTTCTTTTTGATGCAAAAGGATTGCCTAAAGCCATGTTTTATGTAGACAAAGAAAACAAAGCAAAGCTCGATTTTTATGATGATAAAGGAAATATTACAGCTTCATTTCCCGAGGATTCTTCAAAATAAACCGTAAACACATTTTCAATTATAAAATTTATAAATAGTTCTGTATTTTTATAGAACTATTTTGTTGTAACAAAATCATGAAGAAAATTTTAACCGAAATACAGCAGAACAAATACTTTTTACTCTTTATTTTTCTATTTTCTTATGTGCAAACCATAGAAATCCGTTTTCAGACAGAAAGAGAGATCAACTGGTACACTTTCACACCGGAAGCTCCCGTTTTGTATTTTGTAAACGCTGGTATTCTCTTTCTGATTATGCGTTTTCTGATGATGTATTGGCAAAAATCAGACAATTTCAATTTTAAAGAAATTTTTAAAATTTTTGGAACTTCCCTTCTTCTGTATTTGGTGATCCTTACTATTTTTAAACTTATTGTCGCTTTTATTTTTAATACTTTTGAAAGGAATTTTAATGCACAAACATTTCTCAACAATGCTATTTCAGATTTTTTGAATGCTTTTATTTACGGAAGTTTTTTTCTTGCTTTTTATTATTACCAAAAAAATCAGAAAAACCAGAAACAGATTGCAGCTTTTAATGAAATACTTTCCGAGACCAAGATCAATCAGCTTAAAAACCAACTCAACCCCCATTTTTTATTTAACAATCTGAATATTCTCGACCAGCTTATTGAAGAAGATAAAGCACAAGCTTCAGATTTCCTCAACGAATTTGCAGATATTTACCGCTATGTTTTGCAGGTTTCAGATAGAAGATTAGTAGAAATTGATGAAGAACTAGCTTTCGTTAAAAAATATTTCAAACTGATTCAGCACAAATACGGAAAATCTTATCAATTGGAAATAAAGAATAATCAATTGCAAGGTTTTATAGTTCCGTTAAGTCTTCAGTTATTATTGGAAAACGCCATTCAGCATAATTTCGGAACAGAAACAAAACCTATTTTTATCACCATCAGCATTGATAAAGATCTTACTGTTTCAAATAATATTATTCAAAAAAGAAACACAAAATCTCCATCAGGAAAAGCATTGAAAAACCTCAACGAACAGTATTTTTTACTGATCGAAAATCAGATAAAAATTCAAAATACCAGCGATCAATTTTCCGTAACCTTACCTATAATTCAAAAATCATGATAAGAATAGTCATTATTGAAGATGAAATTCCGGCAAGAAAAAAACTTATTAGATTTATTGATGAGTTAAAAGAAACTACAGAAATCATTGCAGAAATTGATAATGTGGAACAGGCTATAGATTTTTTAAAAACAGAAAAATCTGTTGATCTTATTATTTCGGATATTGAATTGTTAGATGGAAATGCGTTTGAAATTTATGATCAGGTGAAAATTTCCTGTCCGATTATTTTCACAACCGCTTATGACCAATTTTGGATGAATGCTTTTGAAACAAACGGAATTGAATATCTTCTGAAACCTTTTACTTTAGAGCGTTTTCAAAAAGCATGGAATAAGTTTTCAGTATTAAATAAATCTCATGCTTCTGATGAAATTTTATTAAAAATCAGTCAGATTCAAAAAGAGATTCAACCTAAAAGTTTCAAAGAACGATTCAGTGTAATCAGCAATAAAGGAATTTATTTTTTAGAAACTGAAAATATCGCATTTTTTAAAGCTGAAGAAGGAGTTATTTTTGCGTTCGATGATTCCGGTAAAAAACATTTACTCAACCAAACCGTGCTTAAAGAAATAGAATATCAGCTTAATCCTAACGAATTTTTCAAGATCAATCGGAGCGAACTTGTCAATAAAAAAAATATTATAAAACTGGAGCGTTATTCGAAAAATGCTCTGTCTTTAGAAATTAAAGGTTGGGAAAATCCACTTATCACAAGCCAAAGTCAGACAGTCGATTTCAGAGAATGGATTGAAAAATAAAAACCTTCCCAAATTAGGAAGGTCTATTATTTTAATGAGGCGAAGGAATGGATTTCACATCTTTTTCTTCTTTGTTTTTATCGAGTTTCTCGGTAACTTTCTTAATGATAAATTCTATAACAATCGGCACAACAAGCGCCACGACAGCTTTTAATATTCTGGATTTCATAATAATTTTATTTGCGAAATTAAATTACAACTTTCAAGCCAAGTTTTTAATTAAATAGAATTATGACTCTTCATTTGTTGTATTTTGAGCATTATAATTTGAATGAGCAATTCTAATACTTTTTGCAATTCTCTGTTTTAGCTTTCTCGGGCCTAAAACCGTTAAAAACTCTCCCATTCCCAAGATCATTCGTTCCAGTTCAAAGTTGAGCTGTACACAAATTTTAAAAGTCGTTCCGTTTTCATTTTCTTTAATAATTTCCTGAGAATGATGAAATGGCTTGGTTTTAACGTAAGGTGCATGTTCTGAATTAACAAAAAATACAACATTTTGAGGTCGCTGAGTTTCTGAAACAGTTGCTCCAATCACTTCCCCGAAATAGCGGTCTGCATCAAAATCTTTATCGATATATTCCGTTTCATGGTCTGTTTCAATGGTTATCATTCGGTCTAAAGCCAAATTGTAAATCGCCTTTTTGTGCCAACAGATCAAAAACCAACGGTTGTTATATTCTTTCAGTAATTGAGGATGAACCGTCAAAAAATTCTCTTCTCTTGCCTTAAAACTTTTATAACAAATCTTTAAAACCTTTTTATTTAAAATACTTTCATACAAAACATCAATATGCTCCAAGCCTTTCAATTGCTCATTTTTATCTAAATGAATGATCGATTTCTGGCTGGTAGAATGGATAGAATCTTCCAACTTCTGAATCACACCATTCATTTCCTTGAACATCGAAAAATCTTTGAACTGCTTTAAGATCTGTATCGCATTATTCATCGCTTTCAGATCATTTTCGTTCACTGAAATCTGATGAATACTGTAATCTGGGTCGCTGTAACGGTAATATTTTTTTTCAAAAACTTCAATTGGTGCTTCATATCCAAACTTTTCGCTTCGCATATTCTGCAAATCAAGTTGTACCGTACGTTTGCTGACAAAAGATTCTTTTCCTTCAAATTCAAAAAGCGCTTCGGAGCATTCGTCGATCAAATCTTCCAAAGTGTATTTTTTGTACTTATTCTTCAAGCATTTGTCTAAAGTTTTGTAGCGGATTAAAGCGTTTTTGTTAGATGACATAAAATAGGTTGAGGTTTAGATTAAGACTAAAGCAGGATGAATTCCCCTCCTTTGGAGGGGTGGCGAAAATTCGTAGAATTTTTGACGGGGTGGTTTAAAATGAACATCCAATTTGTCATTCCGTAGGAATCTAAGCAACTACTTATAAAAATTTTGCAGAGATTCCTACGGAATGACAAACTATATGAATAAACAAATCTATTTTCTCACCAAAGCCTTCCCTTCAAAAGAAATCCCGTCCCAACCGAATTCCATAAAATTTCTGATGTTTTGATGATCTGTTCCTTCAGGGTTCTGCAAAACATCTTTTCTATAAAATTCTCCGAAAAGGTTTAATGTTTCTTCTTTTGATAAATCATTCAATTTTGCAAAACTGAAAACTTTGCAAGAACCATTATTTTGATCTGCTTCATTTACGGTATTTCCGTTGGTAAATTTTGTGGGAGTAAAGTCGTAATGCTCATCAATAAAAGCAATAACATCTTTAAACTGAATTTCTTCCGCTGATTTTTCTAATTGTTCAAATAACATAATCTTTTATTTTATATTTTTATTAATTGTTTATCTTCCAGGCTTAGATTTTCTAACCTAATTTCTATATTACTATAAATACCGGGCGTAGTTTGAAATTCTATAAAAACATCTTGATTAAATGAATGCAAATTGAGCTTATATAATTGGGGAATTTGCGCCGTAGGAAACTGTTCTTTATAAATATCTTCGCGATGGGTCAAAATAACCAAACATTTATACCATTTTAAATTTCGAAATTCTGAGTAGCCAAAAATGAAAAGAGCATCCTCTAAAATGTAAACATCGGCTTTATTAAACCTGAAATCGTGATTTCTTTTTCCCGTAGCAAAACAAAAACAACGGATGTCTTTTAGTTCTTTCGTTATTATCATCTTACTTTCTAAAAGTTGTCTGTTCAGCTTTTTGATAGAATCTGATTTTTGCCAAAAAACCAATACAACAAAGCCAAAAAATAAAACGAATGTCAAGATTGGGAATAGCATAACACAATTTTTTTCAAAAATAATTAAAAATATCATTACTGCGCAAAAAGATTGCACACTTATGTTTTTACTTTGCATCAACAAAATGACAAAGTATTAATAAAAAGTCTAATCTTTTGCAGCCCGACTTGAACGGAGCTCTTTTTACGAAACGAAGTGAAGTAAAAAAGCGGGAGTGGAAGGCGGAAAAGCTGCCCAAACCTAACAAAGTGGTTAGACAAAGTCAAATAAAAAACAAAAATATGAATACAATTACAGGAAACGAATTGATCGCTTTAGGATACAGACCGGGAAAATGGTTTGCAGAAGCATTAGAATATATCAACGAAAATCAATTGGATGAAAATCAAATCTCTGAATATTTGGAGCAATTCAAATCTCCGGAACCTATTTCGTTGCATGCGGAACCGAAAGATTTTATCATCAACATCAAAGCGGAACACGAAAGTGAAAATGATAATGTAGAAAAAGTAATCAACACGATGAAAGTTTTGATGAAAACACCAACGTTAATTGAAGGCGCAATTATGCCCGATGCTTGTCCGACAGGGCCGGAAGGACATATTCCTGTTGGTGGAGTTGTTGTTGCAAAAAATGCGATTCATCCAGGATTTCATAGCGCAGATATTTGCTGTTCCGTTATGTTAACCGATTTTGGAAAAGCAAACCCTAAAGAAGTTTTAGATGCCGCTCATTCAATCACGCATTTCGGATACGGAGGAAGACCGAGAGGTGAACAAATGGAAATGTCTCAGGAATTGATGGATGCTTTCAGAGAAAATGAGTTTTTGAATGATGAAAAATTAATCAGTATTGCCCGTTCTCATATGGGAACTCAAGGTGATGGAAACCATTTTTTATTTGTCGGAGTTTCTAAAAATACAGGAAACACAATGTTAGTGACTCATCACGGGTCGAGAGCTCCGGGAGCGATGTTGTATGATAAAGGAATGAAAGTAGCGAATAGATTCAGACAGGAAATTTCGCCAGAAACTTTGAGAGAAAATGCGTGGATTCCGTATGAAACCGAAGAAGGAAAGCAATATTGGGAAGCTTTGCAATTGATAAGAAACTGGACGAAAGAAAACCACGAATCGATTCATAACGCAACTTTAGAAAAACTAAATATTGAAAGACAAAACAGATATTGGAACGAACATAATTTTGTATTCAGAGAAGGCGATCTATTCTACCATGCAAAAGGAGCCACTCCGCTGGACGATAAATTTTTACCGGATATTACAGGTCCGAGATTGATTCCGCTGAACATGTCGGAACCGGTTTTGATTGTTCAGGGAAAAACGAACGATAGAAATCTTGGTTTTGCGCCACACGGAGCAGGAAGAAATTTCAGCAGAACGCAGCATAAAAAGTCTCTGGCTCATAAAACGATTGAAGAAATTTTTGAAGAAGAAACAAAAGGTTTGGATATCAGATTTTTCACCAATGATATTGATATTTCTGAACTTCCAAGCGCTTATAAAAGTGCTAAAAATGTGAGAGCTCAGATTGAGGAATACGGGTTGTGTGAAGTATTGGATGAAGTAATGCCTTACGGATGTATTATGGCAGGAGATGTACAGAAAAATGCGCCTTGGAAAAAGAAGAAGAAATTTAGAAAAGCTTAAATTTTCTAAAATTTCATAATGGTGGGAACAGTAGCTCAGATGGTAGAGCAACAGGATTACTTTTCGCTTACGGCAAAGAAAGTTCCTATGAATTAAGGTTGTTGGTCGCAGGTTCGAGCCCTGCCTGTTCCTCAAAATATTGAAAATGTTTATATTCAACAATTAATCATTTTCATTTATTAAAAAATTAAGGCAAAGAAAGTTCCTATTGATTTCCCACATTTACTTTCCGCCTTTTTACAAATTACGAGGCAAAGGGAGTTCCTATATTTGGATAATTACTCCCCGCCTTTTATAAAACTATAGGTAAAAGGAGTTCCTATATATTTCATTAAAAGAACTACTCCTCACTTATTTTTTTAAAATTAAAAACAATGAAAACATTAAAATTATTCAACGCTGTATTGGCAAGAAAATCTAATGAAAAGCCATTTATTTCAGATGAAGGTTTTATCATTGAGT
Above is a genomic segment from Chryseobacterium mulctrae containing:
- a CDS encoding sensor histidine kinase, whose translation is MKKILTEIQQNKYFLLFIFLFSYVQTIEIRFQTEREINWYTFTPEAPVLYFVNAGILFLIMRFLMMYWQKSDNFNFKEIFKIFGTSLLLYLVILTIFKLIVAFIFNTFERNFNAQTFLNNAISDFLNAFIYGSFFLAFYYYQKNQKNQKQIAAFNEILSETKINQLKNQLNPHFLFNNLNILDQLIEEDKAQASDFLNEFADIYRYVLQVSDRRLVEIDEELAFVKKYFKLIQHKYGKSYQLEIKNNQLQGFIVPLSLQLLLENAIQHNFGTETKPIFITISIDKDLTVSNNIIQKRNTKSPSGKALKNLNEQYFLLIENQIKIQNTSDQFSVTLPIIQKS
- a CDS encoding HopJ type III effector protein; this encodes MLFEQLEKSAEEIQFKDVIAFIDEHYDFTPTKFTNGNTVNEADQNNGSCKVFSFAKLNDLSKEETLNLFGEFYRKDVLQNPEGTDHQNIRNFMEFGWDGISFEGKALVRK
- a CDS encoding DUF1501 domain-containing protein, with amino-acid sequence MIIKRREFLKISSLATASLLVPNFLQSMALDNALNPSQKILIVLQFTGGNDGLNTIIPTKNDIYFKERNTIAVKDSLALNDETGINPSLSYFKELFDSGELSLMNNVGYPNPDKSHFRSMDIWHSASKSDEFLETGWLGRFLDEECYKCEHPTQALEVDDMLSLALKGENNKAFAFKDPKKLYQTSQEKYFKSLYNNDHHHDDETVSYLYKTLGSTINNADYIFEKSKAKKSTQEYPNSKLGKDFKTVASLIKSDINTQVYYLSIGSFDTHVNQNERQQKLFGEINDAVKSFVADMKSNGLFNDILLMTFSEFGRRVAQNASKGTDHGTANQMFFISGGLKKKGILNALPDLQNLNEGDLIYTEDFRKIYATVLKNWLNADSSKVLGWKNGIYDFI
- a CDS encoding DUF1800 domain-containing protein, which produces MAASFINNKHLLWRAGFGPEIGQVNDLKSKNIKTILKEVFNEETFSPILYETPDIEPIEYTDPKATAEQKREIQKINQKQNNELNLNFLKKMTDSKEQLREKMAFFWHGHFATRINNPKFNQQLLNTIREKSLGNFKDLLFEVSRSPAMLSFLNNQQNKKDHPNENFAREVMELFTMGRGNYTEKDIREAARAFTGWGYDKEGNFNERKKLHDTGTKTFLGKTGNFTGDDILNIILEQRSTSEFITTKIYTFFVNEKLDPVRIKDLSEDFYRSGYDIKKLMSEIFSSSWFYEKKNIGNRIKSPTELFTGMMRMLPMNIQNPENITVYQKLLGQMLLYPPNVAGWPNGKSWIDSSTLMLRLQIPQIWSGLRPMEYSAKEDDDMEMGMKSREALNKSFKNPNIIIDWNKVDQALAQKKAEDYLIVNSESLDMDIVNQFSDKSIKMNVINLMSTPEYQLM
- a CDS encoding helix-turn-helix transcriptional regulator, which codes for MSSNKNALIRYKTLDKCLKNKYKKYTLEDLIDECSEALFEFEGKESFVSKRTVQLDLQNMRSEKFGYEAPIEVFEKKYYRYSDPDYSIHQISVNENDLKAMNNAIQILKQFKDFSMFKEMNGVIQKLEDSIHSTSQKSIIHLDKNEQLKGLEHIDVLYESILNKKVLKICYKSFKAREENFLTVHPQLLKEYNNRWFLICWHKKAIYNLALDRMITIETDHETEYIDKDFDADRYFGEVIGATVSETQRPQNVVFFVNSEHAPYVKTKPFHHSQEIIKENENGTTFKICVQLNFELERMILGMGEFLTVLGPRKLKQRIAKSIRIAHSNYNAQNTTNEES
- a CDS encoding RtcB family protein; the encoded protein is MNTITGNELIALGYRPGKWFAEALEYINENQLDENQISEYLEQFKSPEPISLHAEPKDFIINIKAEHESENDNVEKVINTMKVLMKTPTLIEGAIMPDACPTGPEGHIPVGGVVVAKNAIHPGFHSADICCSVMLTDFGKANPKEVLDAAHSITHFGYGGRPRGEQMEMSQELMDAFRENEFLNDEKLISIARSHMGTQGDGNHFLFVGVSKNTGNTMLVTHHGSRAPGAMLYDKGMKVANRFRQEISPETLRENAWIPYETEEGKQYWEALQLIRNWTKENHESIHNATLEKLNIERQNRYWNEHNFVFREGDLFYHAKGATPLDDKFLPDITGPRLIPLNMSEPVLIVQGKTNDRNLGFAPHGAGRNFSRTQHKKSLAHKTIEEIFEEETKGLDIRFFTNDIDISELPSAYKSAKNVRAQIEEYGLCEVLDEVMPYGCIMAGDVQKNAPWKKKKKFRKA
- a CDS encoding YceI family protein, producing the protein MKKIFLLAVLASGLAFGQAKKVVSSDVHWWGYKVAKSQASSHDGTITVKSGNIVMKGNEIVGGSFVLDMNSINATDVSGEMQGKLNGHLKNGDFFEVEKFPTSAFKITSVKKNNDKTYNRTVTGDLTVKGKTNPVSFPANVTVKDGMVTLTSNKFSFDRQKFDVAYKSSMKDVFVKDEIEMTVKVSAK
- a CDS encoding glucokinase → MNLNPKFPLYLPGVKNTNNDNISIIGANLREDVTTIAYYISGNSGIELKFKNNYPTKEYASFSDVLSKFIQDSQLENVQRLGISVPGPVIDGKSHPARLKNWSLDVEEYRSKFGFEKVDMLNDQEASAYGIGLLDDSDLDAIYTSGHLEKGNVAILAPGNGLGEAGYFFDGKYLRPFATEGGHSEFSPRTNVEVEFYQFLNNIYGIVSWENVLSKTGLFNIYRFLRDVKRHPEPEWLSERLANGNFTEEIYKAAMHEDALICRIALDTFLEFLAREANNLTLKLKATGGLLIAGDIPQIIREYIDKDKFYEKFKISDKMEDMLKNIPIYVVNTESTSINGAALYTAYFTE
- a CDS encoding LytR/AlgR family response regulator transcription factor, whose protein sequence is MIRIVIIEDEIPARKKLIRFIDELKETTEIIAEIDNVEQAIDFLKTEKSVDLIISDIELLDGNAFEIYDQVKISCPIIFTTAYDQFWMNAFETNGIEYLLKPFTLERFQKAWNKFSVLNKSHASDEILLKISQIQKEIQPKSFKERFSVISNKGIYFLETENIAFFKAEEGVIFAFDDSGKKHLLNQTVLKEIEYQLNPNEFFKINRSELVNKKNIIKLERYSKNALSLEIKGWENPLITSQSQTVDFREWIEK